One Sodalinema gerasimenkoae IPPAS B-353 DNA segment encodes these proteins:
- a CDS encoding efflux RND transporter periplasmic adaptor subunit, translated as MELPLFANLKHPGRWLIGVLAAGLLGTAVVAGVASRRSNSQIGLDELTVQVEAADVTVRIEATGEVQPVQRVNLSPKTQGRLERLYVEQGDEVSQGEIVAEMENQELLSQLDQAQARLARARARLQEWETGARPEEIDRARGSVRQAEARLAGAEANLAQLRAGNRPEDIAEAEAAGNRAQASIREAESRLMLAEGEVRRHEQLYRDGAISRQELDRREDEMRRAQAAVEQAQSAQMEAQRRLERIRSGSRREEVDRAESEVASAQTDISQAQSQLEELLSGTRQETLAQGMADVMEAEAQVRFAEIQLEDTRVRAPFSGIITQRYADEGAFVTPATSASTVSSATSTSVVALARGLEVLAKVPEADISQIQPGQLVEIVADAFPDEVFQGEVQLIAPEAIVERDVTLFQVRLDILTGLDQLRSGMNVDLTFLGDRLPNALVLPTVAIVTRQGETGVLVPGADDRPQFQSVTLGPTLGNRIQILDGLRDGDRVFLELPRGENLDDILGRNSD; from the coding sequence ATGGAACTCCCCCTATTTGCCAATCTCAAACATCCTGGCCGCTGGCTCATTGGAGTCCTCGCAGCGGGCCTCTTAGGAACAGCCGTGGTGGCTGGAGTTGCTAGTCGTCGTTCCAACTCCCAAATCGGCCTCGATGAACTCACCGTACAAGTTGAAGCCGCCGATGTGACAGTACGCATTGAAGCCACTGGAGAGGTGCAACCTGTGCAACGGGTGAACCTCAGCCCCAAAACCCAAGGGCGCTTAGAACGGCTGTATGTGGAACAAGGAGATGAAGTCAGCCAGGGAGAAATCGTGGCTGAGATGGAGAATCAGGAATTGCTCAGTCAGTTAGATCAGGCACAAGCTCGTTTAGCCCGCGCTCGGGCCCGGCTGCAAGAATGGGAAACCGGGGCCCGGCCTGAGGAAATCGATCGCGCTCGGGGGTCTGTGCGTCAGGCGGAGGCTCGCTTGGCTGGTGCGGAAGCCAATTTAGCTCAATTACGGGCAGGAAATCGCCCAGAAGACATTGCGGAAGCAGAGGCGGCGGGAAATCGGGCCCAAGCAAGTATTCGTGAGGCGGAATCTCGTCTGATGCTGGCGGAGGGGGAAGTTCGACGTCATGAACAATTGTATCGAGATGGGGCGATTTCTCGTCAGGAACTCGATCGCCGTGAAGATGAAATGCGTCGGGCTCAAGCAGCAGTTGAACAGGCCCAATCGGCCCAGATGGAAGCCCAGCGGCGCTTGGAGCGGATTCGCAGCGGTAGCCGTCGTGAGGAAGTTGACCGGGCCGAGTCGGAGGTGGCGTCCGCTCAAACGGATATCTCCCAGGCTCAATCTCAGTTAGAGGAGTTGTTGAGCGGAACCCGTCAGGAAACCCTTGCTCAAGGGATGGCCGATGTGATGGAAGCCGAGGCCCAGGTGCGATTTGCGGAGATTCAGTTGGAGGATACTCGGGTTCGCGCTCCGTTTTCCGGGATTATTACCCAACGCTATGCGGATGAGGGGGCTTTTGTGACGCCGGCCACGTCTGCGTCAACGGTGAGTTCGGCTACCTCAACCTCGGTGGTGGCGTTGGCCCGGGGGTTGGAGGTGTTGGCGAAGGTTCCTGAGGCGGATATTAGTCAGATTCAGCCGGGCCAGTTGGTGGAGATTGTGGCTGATGCGTTCCCGGATGAGGTGTTTCAGGGAGAGGTGCAGTTGATTGCACCTGAGGCGATTGTGGAACGGGATGTGACGCTGTTTCAGGTGCGGTTGGATATTCTCACGGGGTTAGATCAGTTGCGCTCGGGGATGAATGTGGATTTGACCTTTTTGGGCGATCGCCTTCCCAATGCGTTAGTGTTACCGACGGTGGCGATCGTGACGCGTCAGGGAGAAACTGGAGTTTTGGTTCCTGGTGCGGATGATCGTCCTCAGTTTCAGTCGGTGACGTTAGGCCCAACGCTGGGGAATCGGATTCAGATTTTGGATGGATTACGGGATGGCGATCGCGTGTTCTTGGAGTTGCCCCGAGGGGAGAATTTGGATGATATTCTTGGACGGAATTCAGATTAA
- the serS gene encoding serine--tRNA ligase, with the protein MLDIKLIRDNPEAVREQLARRGDAYDLNPIEALDRQRRELETERSQLQARSNEIGKAIGQKMKSGADPNSDEIQQLKAEGNQLKQQLGELEPREKEISSQLNSLLLSFPNLPSPSTPNGKDETENVEVRRWGDEYKPKSEKFLSHIDLAEEMGIIVSDRAVKVAQSRFVALIGAGAALERALISFMLDQQIAAGYTEVMPPVLINSRSLEATGQLPKFAEESFKCQDDDLWLSPTAEVPLTNLYRDEILTADELPIHHCAYTPCFRREAGSYGKDTRGLIRLHQFNKVELVKVVHPEQSETEHQKLVENAEAILQALKLPYRVIELCTGDLGFSANKCYDLEVWLPSAGTYREISSCSNCGDFQARRGNIRFKEKGKKGTQYVHTLNGSGLAIGRTMAAVLENYQLPDKTVQVPEVLQPYLNREVL; encoded by the coding sequence GTGCTAGACATCAAACTGATTCGAGACAACCCCGAAGCCGTCCGAGAGCAGCTCGCTCGGCGGGGTGATGCTTATGATTTAAACCCGATTGAAGCCCTTGATCGTCAACGCCGGGAACTCGAAACCGAGCGATCGCAGCTTCAGGCCCGTAGCAACGAAATCGGTAAGGCGATCGGACAGAAAATGAAATCCGGGGCTGATCCCAACAGTGACGAGATCCAACAGCTCAAAGCTGAAGGAAACCAACTCAAACAGCAACTCGGGGAACTCGAACCCCGAGAAAAGGAGATCAGCAGCCAACTCAACAGCCTGCTCCTCTCCTTCCCCAACCTTCCCAGCCCTAGCACCCCCAACGGAAAAGACGAAACCGAGAACGTAGAAGTTCGACGCTGGGGAGATGAGTACAAACCCAAATCCGAGAAGTTCCTTTCCCATATTGATCTAGCTGAGGAGATGGGCATCATCGTCAGCGATCGCGCCGTCAAAGTGGCCCAAAGCCGTTTTGTTGCCCTCATCGGAGCGGGAGCGGCTCTAGAACGGGCCCTCATTAGCTTTATGCTAGATCAACAAATCGCGGCTGGCTATACCGAAGTGATGCCCCCCGTGTTAATTAACAGTCGTTCCTTAGAAGCCACCGGCCAACTCCCCAAATTCGCTGAAGAGAGTTTCAAATGTCAAGATGACGATCTCTGGCTGTCTCCCACCGCCGAAGTTCCCCTAACGAACCTCTACCGAGATGAGATTCTCACCGCCGACGAGCTACCCATCCATCATTGTGCCTATACCCCCTGTTTCCGACGGGAAGCCGGAAGTTATGGCAAGGATACCCGAGGCTTAATTCGGCTACACCAGTTCAACAAAGTGGAATTGGTTAAAGTGGTTCACCCAGAGCAGTCTGAAACCGAACATCAAAAACTGGTGGAAAACGCCGAAGCTATCCTACAAGCTCTAAAACTGCCCTATCGTGTCATCGAACTCTGCACCGGCGATCTCGGCTTCAGTGCCAACAAATGTTATGACTTAGAAGTCTGGCTCCCCTCCGCCGGAACCTATCGAGAAATTTCGAGTTGTTCTAATTGTGGGGATTTCCAAGCGCGACGGGGTAATATCCGTTTCAAGGAGAAAGGCAAGAAAGGCACGCAATACGTCCATACTCTCAACGGTTCAGGGTTGGCGATCGGACGCACCATGGCGGCTGTTCTGGAAAACTATCAACTTCCAGATAAAACGGTTCAAGTCCCCGAAGTCCTGCAACCCTATCTCAACCGAGAAGTTCTTTAA
- a CDS encoding DUF262 domain-containing protein: MTRLNFDTQTMTFRQLLGNGVTYQVPPFQRDYAWGEDEWDDIWQDINALFEEDGETAHYMGYLVLQSSDYRNFIIIDGQQRMTTLSLLILAGLSHLQDLIRAEIDGQRNQRRQEQLQNSYIGEVDPVSLLSYPKLQLNRHSNRFYQTYLVPLEQIPNRGLNGSESQLRKAFFWLKDRLKERHGMEVDSGQQFARFVDVWVDKLVFTVITVTDELNAFKVFETLNARGVRLSSTDLLKNYLFSLLGQGDRHQLEVESLELFWERIVGILGQESFPEFLRVFWNSQYPLIRKRELFKTVQHHIQTREQGFALLRSLDRYLEIYTALQDGQDVQWADSEKHSLQALKLLEIRQGLSFLMTCYDRFFEDNRSVFTRILKAISVISFRSVICDSPGHEQERRYNDIARRIHEGSLSNPSDVFLSLRSLYPDDKQFKAAFINKSFPTFQRQNKQLVRYILFNIEKQNYGREFDLESAIYTLEHILPEHPGAAWSDMDEYQQEQLRYRLGNLTPLEASLNRQIGNESYGVKRDVYGQSKFGITHAIAEHYDQWNERKIESRQRQLANIAAGIWRIDFP, translated from the coding sequence ATGACACGCCTTAACTTCGATACCCAAACAATGACCTTTCGCCAACTTTTGGGTAATGGAGTCACCTACCAAGTTCCTCCCTTCCAACGGGATTACGCCTGGGGAGAAGATGAATGGGATGATATTTGGCAGGATATCAATGCCTTATTTGAGGAGGATGGGGAGACGGCTCATTATATGGGCTATCTCGTCCTACAATCTTCCGATTACCGAAATTTTATCATCATTGACGGCCAACAACGAATGACCACCCTCAGCCTTCTAATTTTAGCTGGGTTGTCCCATTTGCAGGATTTAATTAGGGCAGAGATAGATGGTCAGAGGAATCAACGCCGCCAAGAACAATTACAAAATAGTTATATTGGCGAGGTTGACCCGGTGAGTCTTCTGTCTTACCCAAAACTGCAATTAAATCGCCATAGTAACCGCTTTTATCAGACCTATTTAGTTCCCTTAGAGCAGATTCCTAATCGGGGCTTAAATGGGTCAGAAAGTCAGCTGCGTAAGGCATTTTTTTGGTTGAAAGACCGGCTTAAAGAACGTCATGGGATGGAGGTGGATAGTGGTCAGCAATTTGCTCGCTTTGTCGATGTTTGGGTGGATAAACTGGTGTTTACGGTGATTACGGTCACCGATGAGTTAAATGCGTTTAAGGTCTTTGAAACCCTGAATGCTCGTGGGGTTCGTCTCTCATCTACAGATTTACTCAAAAATTATTTATTTTCACTCTTGGGTCAGGGCGATCGCCATCAACTTGAGGTAGAATCTTTAGAACTATTTTGGGAGAGAATTGTCGGCATTTTAGGACAGGAAAGTTTCCCGGAGTTTTTGCGAGTTTTTTGGAATAGCCAGTATCCGTTGATTCGCAAACGGGAATTATTTAAAACAGTGCAGCACCACATCCAAACCCGAGAACAAGGATTTGCGTTACTGCGTTCCTTAGATAGATATTTGGAGATTTATACGGCTCTTCAAGATGGTCAAGATGTTCAATGGGCCGATTCAGAGAAACACAGCTTACAAGCGTTGAAACTTTTGGAAATTCGTCAAGGATTGTCATTTTTGATGACTTGCTATGACCGCTTTTTTGAGGATAATCGCTCAGTCTTTACACGAATTCTTAAGGCAATTTCTGTCATTTCCTTTCGTTCGGTCATCTGTGATTCACCAGGTCATGAACAAGAAAGACGCTATAATGACATTGCTCGTAGGATTCATGAGGGAAGTCTAAGCAATCCATCTGATGTATTTCTGTCGTTGCGATCGCTTTACCCCGATGACAAACAATTCAAGGCGGCATTTATTAACAAAAGCTTTCCCACGTTTCAACGTCAGAATAAACAGCTTGTTCGCTATATTTTATTTAACATTGAAAAACAAAATTATGGACGAGAATTTGATTTAGAAAGTGCCATCTATACCCTAGAACATATCCTCCCAGAACATCCAGGAGCCGCCTGGAGTGATATGGACGAATACCAACAGGAGCAATTGCGCTATCGTTTGGGAAATTTGACCCCATTAGAAGCCTCTCTAAACCGTCAAATTGGGAATGAAAGTTATGGGGTTAAGCGAGACGTATATGGACAAAGTAAGTTCGGAATCACTCATGCGATCGCCGAACATTATGACCAATGGAATGAACGAAAAATCGAGTCTCGTCAACGTCAACTCGCTAATATCGCTGCCGGAATTTGGCGAATTGATTTCCCTTGA
- a CDS encoding MBL fold metallo-hydrolase, translating to MSLQLECLAYGVGHAQEGLCLQLRIGPYQVLLDCGIGDLSPLLGDLHHAAPQIDCVICSHAHGDHSRGLLALRQAYPHLPIYASEVTAQLLPLNWLHVPEIPEICQALPWRTAIEIAKNLWLELFPAGHLPGASLVRLTYHGGDRPYSAVYTGDFLLSNSRLAEGLPLEEVRNWHPDVLIVEGSYGTARYPRRRTQENELAERINRALADQHLILMPVPRLGLGQELLMLLRSHHHFTGRNIDLWVDASLAAGCDRYLELLPHLPTAVQNFAHHQPLFWDDRIRPRMRRLTPDTSLGEVPTILLTDIESDWQRFCVNDTRSWLILYPLHPGHPGPDDSLDDAPQIHLEPYLLSSHCDRSGTSQLIHNLRPQHIIFVHGSPNYLADLANLEELCNRYQIHCPAAGKLVQLPLRDKRPPTELPDSRYQGEVSEDKKRIIVHLDKALSQDSRWHNFADTGLVETRWQGDELVLRGISQRELLGRERALQIPPSLPCCANCAYYRSQQCFNSDSPLYGFKVTADGTCSVFEPL from the coding sequence GTGAGCCTTCAGCTTGAATGTCTAGCCTACGGTGTCGGTCACGCCCAGGAGGGTCTGTGTTTGCAACTGCGAATTGGCCCCTATCAGGTGCTGCTCGACTGTGGCATTGGGGATTTGTCGCCTCTCCTGGGGGATCTCCATCATGCCGCACCCCAAATTGATTGTGTCATCTGTAGTCATGCCCACGGTGACCATTCTCGGGGACTTTTGGCATTGCGTCAGGCCTATCCTCATCTGCCTATCTATGCCAGTGAGGTGACGGCTCAACTGTTGCCCCTGAACTGGCTTCATGTGCCCGAGATTCCCGAAATTTGCCAAGCCTTACCCTGGCGAACTGCGATCGAGATTGCTAAAAACCTCTGGTTGGAACTGTTCCCAGCGGGCCATCTTCCGGGAGCCTCCCTGGTGCGTTTAACCTATCATGGCGGCGATCGCCCCTATTCTGCGGTCTATACGGGGGACTTTCTTCTCTCTAACTCCCGCCTCGCAGAAGGACTTCCCCTCGAAGAAGTCCGCAACTGGCATCCTGATGTTTTAATTGTTGAGGGAAGCTACGGAACCGCTCGCTATCCCCGCCGGCGAACGCAAGAAAACGAGCTGGCTGAACGCATCAATCGCGCTCTGGCAGACCAACATCTGATTCTCATGCCGGTTCCCCGTCTAGGATTAGGGCAAGAACTGCTGATGTTGCTGCGATCGCACCATCACTTTACCGGGCGCAACATTGACTTGTGGGTGGATGCCTCCCTCGCCGCTGGCTGCGATCGCTACCTAGAACTCCTCCCCCATCTCCCCACCGCCGTCCAAAACTTCGCCCACCACCAACCCCTCTTCTGGGACGATCGCATCCGCCCCAGAATGCGTCGCCTCACCCCCGATACCAGCTTGGGCGAGGTTCCCACCATTCTCCTAACGGACATCGAGAGCGATTGGCAACGCTTCTGTGTCAACGATACCCGCTCCTGGCTTATCCTCTATCCCCTCCATCCCGGCCATCCCGGCCCCGATGACAGTCTCGATGATGCTCCCCAGATTCACCTTGAACCCTATCTTCTCAGTTCCCACTGCGATCGCTCAGGAACCAGTCAACTCATCCATAACCTCCGTCCCCAACATATTATCTTCGTCCACGGCTCCCCCAACTATCTAGCTGATTTAGCCAACCTCGAAGAACTCTGTAATCGCTATCAAATCCACTGTCCCGCTGCCGGAAAATTGGTGCAATTGCCCCTACGGGATAAACGCCCCCCCACCGAACTCCCCGACTCCCGCTACCAAGGAGAAGTCAGCGAAGACAAAAAGCGCATCATCGTTCATCTCGACAAAGCCCTCAGTCAAGATTCCCGCTGGCACAACTTCGCGGATACGGGCCTTGTGGAAACCCGCTGGCAAGGGGATGAGTTAGTCTTACGGGGCATCTCCCAACGGGAACTCCTCGGACGAGAACGGGCCCTACAAATTCCCCCCAGTCTCCCCTGTTGCGCTAATTGTGCCTACTACCGCTCCCAGCAATGTTTTAACTCCGATTCTCCCCTCTATGGCTTTAAGGTTACTGCTGATGGAACCTGTTCGGTGTTTGAACCGCTTTAG
- the psb32 gene encoding photosystem II repair protein Psb32 — MTIQSRFFQQDGGDCVSRTLRDRLLGHIQVRLLAILGAIALWLCPSPALAVSVYNMPFVSPGENTWILDEGNTISRINEIQIGNALEELRNQTGAEVRFVTVRHIDYGETIQSFTEKLFEKWFSTPEEQANQVLISLDVVTNNAGIRVGSGLSDELTPEIAESVAQETVLYPLIEGDKYNEAFIDAKDRLVAVLSGQGDPGAPELKVKEVQVEGTFATAEETAEKRSDATTFVIVLLIAATVIPMVTYYALYS, encoded by the coding sequence ATGACAATACAATCACGCTTCTTTCAACAGGATGGGGGGGATTGCGTTTCCCGCACGCTTCGCGATCGCCTCCTCGGACATATCCAGGTTAGGCTGTTGGCAATCCTCGGGGCGATCGCCCTTTGGCTTTGCCCCTCCCCAGCCCTCGCGGTGAGTGTGTACAATATGCCCTTTGTCTCCCCAGGGGAGAATACCTGGATTTTGGATGAGGGGAACACCATCAGCCGCATTAACGAAATCCAAATTGGCAACGCCCTCGAAGAACTACGCAACCAAACCGGCGCCGAGGTACGTTTTGTGACGGTTCGCCACATCGACTATGGGGAAACCATCCAAAGTTTTACCGAGAAACTGTTTGAGAAATGGTTTTCCACCCCAGAGGAGCAAGCGAATCAGGTGCTGATTTCCCTAGATGTGGTCACCAATAACGCCGGAATCCGCGTTGGTTCGGGACTCAGCGATGAACTCACCCCGGAGATTGCTGAGAGTGTCGCTCAGGAAACAGTCCTCTATCCTCTGATTGAAGGGGATAAGTATAATGAAGCCTTCATTGATGCCAAAGATCGTCTCGTGGCGGTTCTCTCGGGCCAAGGTGATCCGGGCGCGCCAGAATTGAAGGTGAAAGAGGTGCAAGTGGAAGGAACCTTTGCCACCGCTGAGGAAACAGCAGAAAAACGCAGTGATGCCACCACCTTTGTCATTGTGCTACTCATTGCAGCCACGGTTATTCCGATGGTGACGTACTATGCCCTCTACTCCTAG